The Phycisphaerae bacterium sequence GATAGGAATCTGGGACCAGCGAATCTTCTTTTCAAAACGACCGCCTGAAATCGCCGACGTTGCCGGGCGCCATCCCCACGGCCATGCGTAGGCTGCGGGGGGTAGGGCCGACGCCCCCGTCGGCCCATCCTTGCCCCCAGGCAAGCAGGTAGGGCAGGTCAGAGCCCCGCCAAGTCGCATCGACAAAGCAGGGCGCCGACCTGCCGCACCACGGTAGGGCGTGTTCTGCGCGCCGTTTTGACTCATGTCCGACCACACCTCCAAACCGCTCGACCCCAAATCCTTTCCGCCGGGTGCCATGCCCACGGCTTTGCGTGGGCATGCGCCTCCAAATGAATCCGCTCGGCCCGGAATCCTTTCCGGGCCGCACTCCTCGCGGAATCCCTTCCGCATTCACATATGAATGACGATGGGAATCGTCACCAGAAGGGTCCCAGATAGGAATCTGGGACCAGCCGCTCGGCCCGGAATCCTTTCCGGGCCCGGGCCCCGGAACGGATTTCGGACTGAGCGGCGGGCTGGAAGCGGAACCCACACTCTCTTAGGATGTGCTCATTGTCTGAGGATGAAGCCACTGTCTTGGGATGTACTCTGAGTGGAATGGTTGACGGGAAACGTCGGTCGTAGATGAGGAACAACAATGATCTGGATGTCGATGCTATTGAGTGCACTGGCCGCCGCCGGACAAACGGATGCCGGTCCTCTGTCGGGGGCCGCACAGTTGTTCACCTCTGATGAGCCCATCATGGTTCGCGTGCGGCAGTTGGTCGCCGACGGTCGTCTGCGTGAGGCCGAGAACCTCTTGCAGGCCGAACAGAAGATCGATGATCCACGTCGCAGCCAAGCCGCCGCCGACGCCCTGGAAATCATCCGCCGGATTCGACGCGACTACCGCCTGGAATTGCCGGCGCTCGTCGAGCGGCTCCGCTCGCCCATCCCCGATGTAACCGCGGCCGACGTCGAGCGGTGGCGGGCGGCCGGCGAGGTTCAATACCGCGTTTTAGACGGCCGGCCGTGCTATTTCATCCGCGAACCGTCGAACATCTTCCGTTTCTGCGAAGAAGCCAGGCAGCGTCGTGATGCGCATGCCGCAACGCAGGCCGCTCCTGCACCGGACAAGAAGGCACAGGCCGAGCAGCAGATGATCGAGCACATCCGCAAGGCGCTGGCCGCGGCCGACGCATCAGGCAAGACCGAGGTGCTACCCATCCGGCAACGCATCCGGTACAAGCTCACCGTCGCCCCCAATCGCCCTGGCGCCAGGTCCGGCTCCCTGGTGCGATGCTGGCTGCCGTTCCCCCAGGAATACCGCCAGCAGAAGCAGGTGCGGCTGATCCGCACCGCGCCGACGGAGTGCAAGCTTGCACCCAATGCCGAGGGTAATCAGATCCTCACCGGTGCTGCCCAGCGGACCGTGTACCTGGAACAGAAGATCAGCGATCCGGCCCAGCCGGTGGTCTTCGAGGAAGAGTTCGAGTATGTCTGCTATGCGTTCTGCCCGAAGCTGGACGATGCCGCCGCTCGACCCCTGCCGGACGACTGGGGTAAGGCTTGTCTGGAAGAACGGCCCCCGCACGTCGTGTTTACACCCGAGCTGCGCGAGGCCGTGAAACAGGCCGTCGGCGACGAGACCAATCCCCTGGCACAGGCTCGGAAGATCTTCTACTACATCAACACCAGGATGAAGTACTGCGCGGAGGAGGAGTACTCGATCATCCCCAGTTGCACGCGTAAAGGGCTGGCCACCTGGCGGGGCGACTGCGGCATCCACGCCATGTTGTTCATCGCCATGTGTCGCTCAGTCGGCATACCCGCTCGATGGCAGTCCGGCTGGGAAACGCAACCGCTCGAATGGAACATGCACGACTGGGCCGAGTTCTACGTGGAGCCGTGGGGCTGGCTCCCGGCCGACGCTTCCTATGGCCTCAAGAAGTCGGATGACCCGAGGATACGCGACTTCTTCTTCGGCCATATGGATTCCTACCGGATGATCGTGAATCTGGACTATGGCTGGCAGCTCGATCCGCCCAAGCACAGCTTGCGAAGCGAGCCCGCCGATTTTCAGCGGGGTGAAGTCGAAATCGACGGCCGCAACCTCTATTATGATGAGTGGGACTGGGATTTCAGCTTCGATCTACAGCCGGTTGATGACTGAGTGACGAGCGCTGTGCGGGAGGCTCTATCATGACAGGAAACCTCCGAGCATTGTTTGCCGCGTTTGCGATCGTTGTCCTATCGGGGTTGTGCGGGTGTTCGCCGACCAGATACGGCCAGCGCCCCGGCGATCCGCTGATGCGGTGCGGCGACGAAATCGTTGCCGCCGGCCGGTTCTTTCACACCGGTACTCCTGTTGTCCTCTGGATGGACCCGGGCGGATACGATGCTTACCGCTGCCGGCGCCATTTTGAACCCGAACTGATCATGCCGCACACGCCGGCCGCTCCGCTGGATCCCAACCGCTACGGAACCCGGCGGAACCTGCCCAAGGACGTCGAGGAGCGTATAAAGGACCGCGGATGGAGCCTCGATGAAGCCCGACGGGTGGTCGATCAGTTCGTGATTCACTACGACGCATGCGGGACATCGGCTCGCTGTTTCAAGGTCCTGCACGACCTCCGCGGCCTGTCCGTCCATTTCTTGCTCGATATTGACGGGACCGTCTACCAGACGCTGGATCTCAAGGAGCGGGCTTGGCACGCCGGCACGGCCAACGACCGCTCCCTCGGTGTCGAGATCGCTCATATCGGAGCCTACGGCGACATGAAGACGCTCGACGAGTGGTATGCCAAGGACTTGTTTGGCTGGCCGTACGTGTCACCCCCCAAGTGGGTGAAAGAACGTCGGGTCCGGACGCCCTGGTTCATGGGACGAGCGGCCAGAAAGGAAGTGGTCACCGGCAACATCAACGGCCGCGACCTGATGCAATACGACTTCACCTGCGAGCAGTATGACGCTCTGATCAAGCTGACTGCGGCGCTGAACCGCATCTTCCCGCGACTGAGGCTCGATTACCCTCGCGGCAATGACGGCCGCGTGCGAACTGAGGTCTTCTCCGAGCAGGAACTTGCCGCGTGGTCGGGACTGCTGGGTCACATGCACGTCACCAAGGAAAAGATCGATCCCGGTCCGGCGTTCGACTGGGACCGGGTGGTCGAGGGGGCTCGTCGCGAAAGAGGAACGACTTGGTAATGGATGATCCGCTGGCTCATTTGCCCGAACCCCAGCCCGATGTGGAGCGACTGAAGACCGTTCTGCGCCGAGGCTGTCCCGACCGGATCCCGCTGTTTGAGTTGGCCATCGCGGAGGAAGTGCTTGCGGAGTTGAACGCCGGTTCTCTCCTGCCGCCGCCTGCCGACGGCGAAAAGTCTCGATTGCGGGCCTGGGCCGAACAGAGGGTGCGATTATGGTGGCGGCTCGGGTATGACTACTACAGGGTGCGAGTGAACATCCCGTTCACGGTCGATTACGGACAAGCGTCTGAAGGGGCGCCCGCCGCGGTGGTCGGCAGACAGTGGGTCAACGAGCAGCAGGGCCTGATCCAGACCCGCCGGGACATCGAAAGATATCCCTGGCCGAGCCCCGATTCGTTCGGTTTCGAGCAGGCAGAGGCGGCCATCGCTTGTCTGCCCGAAGGCATGGAGGCCATCGGTTTCTCAGGCGGCGTGCTCGAATGGGCCGGCACCCTCATGGGACTCGAGCATTTCATGATCATGCTCCATGAGGAGCCCGATTTGGTGAAAGAGGTGGTCGATCGCGTCGGATCGCTGTTGCTGGCCGCTTTCGAGCGTTTCTGCACCATGCCCGAGGTGTTTGCTCTGTGGCTGGGCGACGACATGGGTTTCAAAACCGCCACATTGATCAGTCCCGATCACCTGCGAGAGTACATCCTGCCGTGGCACCGCCGTTTCGCGGAACTGGCCCACCGAACGGGCCGGTTTTTCCTCCTCCACAGTTGCGGATACGTCGAGTCGGTCATGCCCGATCTGATCGAGTACGTGGGCATCGACGGCAAACACAGTTTCGAGGACGCGATTGTGCCCGTCGAGGAATTCAAGGGGCGGTGGGGCGATCGAGTGGCCGTCCTGGGCGGCCTGGATGTTGATCTGTTGAGTCGGGCTCCGCGCGAGGTCGTCTGTCGGCGTACAGGCGAGATCCTCGAACGATGTTCGCCCGGAGGGGGATACGCCTGCGGTTCCGGCAACTCCGTCACGAACTACGTGCCTGCCGACAACTTCCTGGCCATGGTCGAGACGGTTCATCGGTTCAACGGCCGGATGTCGTGATGACGGTCGCCGGGTCGTCGGTTGAGGCCTGTAGAGATCTTATGGAGTGTTCAGCCATGCATCAGTACCGGAGAGTGTTTCCAATCTCGACATTGTTTCTGGACGTTCTCCTGTGCGTCGGATTCGTTCCCTCATGGGCCGCCGCCGCACCTGCAGCCGCAAAAGACGCGGCCGTTCAAAACGGCGTCGACGTTCTGATTGCCGACGACTTTTCCCTCCTGGCCGGCAAACGCGTCGGGCTGATCACCAATCCGACCGGCGTCACCCGCGACCTGCGCAGCACCATCGAAGTGCTGCATAAGTCCGGCAAGGTAAAGTTGGTTGCCCTGTTTGGGCTTGAACACGGCGTCCGCGGCAACGTCCACGCGGGCGATAAGATCAACGACTCGAACGACCCCGCTACCGGTCTGCCCGTCTACTCGCTTTACGGCAAAACCCCAAAGCCGACCACGCAGATGCTCAAAGGTATCGACGCCCTTGTCTATGACGTTCAGGATATCGGTTGTCGATCATACACCTACGTCAGTTCCATGGCCGATGCAATGGAAGCAGCGGCCGAAAACGGGGTTGGCTTCGTCGTTCTCGATCGCCCTAATCCCCTGACCGGCAATCGCATCGAAGGACGCCCCCTCGATCTCAAGTACAAATCCCACGTGGGGTACTTCCCTATTCCATACATCTACGGCATGACCTGCGGTGAACTGGCGAAAATGATCAACGGCGAGGGCTGGCTGGCGGGAGGCATCAAGTGCGACCTGACGGTCGTCCCGCTCAAAGGCTGGCGACGCGACATGTGGTTCGACCAGACGGGTTTGTTGTGGGTCCCCACCTCGCCGCACGTTCCGCGCGCGGATACGTCGATGTTCTATGCCGCGACGGGCATTATGGGCGAGTTGCAAGTCGTCAGCGAGGGCGTCGGTTACACGCTGCCGTTTGAGTTGGCCGGCGGACCGTTCGTGGAGAATGCCGAGGCCTTTGCCGATGAGTTGACTCGCCGCAAGCTTCCTGGTGTGCAGTTCCGGCCGACCTACTTCACACCGTACTACATGGATCATGTTAAGGGCAAGGCCTGCGGCGGCGTCCAGATCTACATCACCGACCGCGACTCGGTGGACCTCACAGCGATTCAGTTCCATGTCATGGACGCGGTCCGCAAGCTCTATCCGCAGGTCCAACTGTTCGGTGGCAAGCGGGACGGCATGTTCGACAAAGTCTGCGGAACCGACCGGATCCGCAAGATGTTCCTGGAGGGCAAGTCTGCTGATGAGATCGTGAAGTACTGGAACTCCGGCCGCGATTCATTCATGAAGCAGCGGGCGAAGTACTTAATCTACAGATGAAGCCCTCCGGTTTCGCCCAGGGTCCTGCCGTCGCGCCCCCTGCTTTTCGCTACGTG is a genomic window containing:
- a CDS encoding uroporphyrinogen decarboxylase family protein, whose protein sequence is MDDPLAHLPEPQPDVERLKTVLRRGCPDRIPLFELAIAEEVLAELNAGSLLPPPADGEKSRLRAWAEQRVRLWWRLGYDYYRVRVNIPFTVDYGQASEGAPAAVVGRQWVNEQQGLIQTRRDIERYPWPSPDSFGFEQAEAAIACLPEGMEAIGFSGGVLEWAGTLMGLEHFMIMLHEEPDLVKEVVDRVGSLLLAAFERFCTMPEVFALWLGDDMGFKTATLISPDHLREYILPWHRRFAELAHRTGRFFLLHSCGYVESVMPDLIEYVGIDGKHSFEDAIVPVEEFKGRWGDRVAVLGGLDVDLLSRAPREVVCRRTGEILERCSPGGGYACGSGNSVTNYVPADNFLAMVETVHRFNGRMS
- a CDS encoding N-acetylmuramoyl-L-alanine amidase, with product MTGNLRALFAAFAIVVLSGLCGCSPTRYGQRPGDPLMRCGDEIVAAGRFFHTGTPVVLWMDPGGYDAYRCRRHFEPELIMPHTPAAPLDPNRYGTRRNLPKDVEERIKDRGWSLDEARRVVDQFVIHYDACGTSARCFKVLHDLRGLSVHFLLDIDGTVYQTLDLKERAWHAGTANDRSLGVEIAHIGAYGDMKTLDEWYAKDLFGWPYVSPPKWVKERRVRTPWFMGRAARKEVVTGNINGRDLMQYDFTCEQYDALIKLTAALNRIFPRLRLDYPRGNDGRVRTEVFSEQELAAWSGLLGHMHVTKEKIDPGPAFDWDRVVEGARRERGTTW
- a CDS encoding DUF1343 domain-containing protein, which gives rise to MHQYRRVFPISTLFLDVLLCVGFVPSWAAAAPAAAKDAAVQNGVDVLIADDFSLLAGKRVGLITNPTGVTRDLRSTIEVLHKSGKVKLVALFGLEHGVRGNVHAGDKINDSNDPATGLPVYSLYGKTPKPTTQMLKGIDALVYDVQDIGCRSYTYVSSMADAMEAAAENGVGFVVLDRPNPLTGNRIEGRPLDLKYKSHVGYFPIPYIYGMTCGELAKMINGEGWLAGGIKCDLTVVPLKGWRRDMWFDQTGLLWVPTSPHVPRADTSMFYAATGIMGELQVVSEGVGYTLPFELAGGPFVENAEAFADELTRRKLPGVQFRPTYFTPYYMDHVKGKACGGVQIYITDRDSVDLTAIQFHVMDAVRKLYPQVQLFGGKRDGMFDKVCGTDRIRKMFLEGKSADEIVKYWNSGRDSFMKQRAKYLIYR
- a CDS encoding transglutaminase domain-containing protein; the encoded protein is MIWMSMLLSALAAAGQTDAGPLSGAAQLFTSDEPIMVRVRQLVADGRLREAENLLQAEQKIDDPRRSQAAADALEIIRRIRRDYRLELPALVERLRSPIPDVTAADVERWRAAGEVQYRVLDGRPCYFIREPSNIFRFCEEARQRRDAHAATQAAPAPDKKAQAEQQMIEHIRKALAAADASGKTEVLPIRQRIRYKLTVAPNRPGARSGSLVRCWLPFPQEYRQQKQVRLIRTAPTECKLAPNAEGNQILTGAAQRTVYLEQKISDPAQPVVFEEEFEYVCYAFCPKLDDAAARPLPDDWGKACLEERPPHVVFTPELREAVKQAVGDETNPLAQARKIFYYINTRMKYCAEEEYSIIPSCTRKGLATWRGDCGIHAMLFIAMCRSVGIPARWQSGWETQPLEWNMHDWAEFYVEPWGWLPADASYGLKKSDDPRIRDFFFGHMDSYRMIVNLDYGWQLDPPKHSLRSEPADFQRGEVEIDGRNLYYDEWDWDFSFDLQPVDD